One genomic region from Clarias gariepinus isolate MV-2021 ecotype Netherlands chromosome 20, CGAR_prim_01v2, whole genome shotgun sequence encodes:
- the khnyn gene encoding protein KHNYN — MALAAIPEWRDKMAGQQQVEDEFTCPGVLQGPLLSLKPTVERVFGVTLRTGGEDISYSSQDGQIWLHLNGRKEEVEAAKLFIKGIVNQEAQKEVQYPHVLHCVFCGAKGLFIDCLVKNTSAHIVVGSVGCLLISGLAEPVVKAYSLVIDLVDKYSTSQTRSSEARSESMDSRLAFKSLVERLEDSHTLELLVLPVMVKEVLLDLVKQSGLDPNTLDSGVVLVGPTQPLTPQERVDRLMLREFKEKQNLDILNSATNFHRENGTPFNNFEDYRPNDTGKQDDQTESPTPFFRSFMPGTEPRPMAASANVKKKGSIVQKWSEGVPLDREEEEESNFEDQHGENLLSTTSKQENEHLLKFFTAMGFNDEVVCRVLARTGPREPSQVLDLIQQEQDKTMTQIIKQEVNGAPKARNEDFVLGVMKKAAASCGYMEDKVAEIYSNLPELKPHELILELQKKEMREASARKESNSMNTEEIEEQGRNAPIVRRDKESPLKEKKKTARIIEKSGMTNIGKSDNEKRVSSEGVPKKKQDVETHEQGRSNVGQRTPAHLTERDKKDLASSKPDIFLSSRNQPPFYTNLPSVCGPPQPTYPSPLYTKISEENSNPVEPTFHKPKHKPLPNKAGTVITGQQRFLEGLETPFVLQLKDDHGDPGLRQIIIDGSNVAMTHGLGIFFSCRGIALAVEYFWNQGHRKITAFVPQWRQKKDPKIKEQHFMAQLQDLGLLSFTPSREVEGQRINSYDDRFMLQLARQTDGVIVTNDNMRDLVDESVGWREIIKTRLLQYVFAGDLFMVPDDPLGRSGPHIKDFLRTQTRAPVPGSHTFAGMPSNFPQPSHQPRAQTEVLKYRERTPGGISKTHCSLRSPYQGRKEIERSAEETLRLKQDLVQIFPGQESVITMTLQCYPALTDINQLSDFILEQVNTKG; from the exons ATGGCCCTGGCAGCCATCCCAGAATGGAGGGATAAGATGGCAGGACAGCAGCAAGTGGAGGATGAGTTTACCTGCCCAGGTGTGTTGCAGGGGCCTCTGCTGTCCCTGAAACCCACAGTGGAGAGAGTGTTTGGTGTGACTTTGAGAACTGGTGGGGAAGATATTTCATATTCTTCTCAGGATGGACAAATTTGGCTCCACCTTAACGGAAGAAAGGAAGAAGTTGAAGCAGCAAAG ctttTTATAAAAGGTATTGTGAACCAAGAGGCTCAGAAAGAAGTTCAATATCCACATGTCCTTCATTGTGTTTTCTGTGGTGCCAAGGGGTTGTTTATAGACTGCCTGGTTAAAAATACCTCAGCGCATATAGTG GTGGGTTCAGTGGGTTGTCTACTAATTTCTGGGTTGGCCGAGCCTGTTGTGAAGGCCTACTCGCTTGTCATTGATCTAGTAGACAAGTACAGTACTAGCCAAACGCGATCCTCAGAGGCAAGAAGTGAATCTATGGATTCTCGTCTGGCCTTCAAATCCCTGGTGGAAAGATTGGAGGACAGTCACACCTTAGAACTGTTGGTCCTACCAGTGATGGTTAAAGAAGTTCTTCTGGACTTAGTTAAGCAGTCAGGACTAGATCCAAACACTTTGGACAGTGGGGTAGTGTTAGTCGGACCCACACAACCTCTCACCCCTCAGGAGCGTGTAGATAGACTGATGCTAAGAGAATTTAAGGAAAAGCAAAACCTTGACATTTTAAATAGTGCCACCAATTTTCACAGAGAAAATGGGACACCTTTTAATAACTTTGAAGATTATAGACCCAATGATACTGGAAAACAGGATGATCAAACAGAGTCTCCAACCCCTTTCTTCCGAAGTTTCATGCCAGGCACGGAACCAAGGCCTATGGCCGCAAGcgcaaatgtaaagaaaaaaggcagCATAGTTCAAAAGTGGTCTGAAGGAGTGCCTCTTGAtagagaggaggaagaagagtcAAATTTTGAAGATCAACATGGAGAAAACCTTTTGTCCACCACAAGCAAACAAGAAAACGAGCACCTGCTTAAATTCTTCACTGCCATGGGCTTCAACGATGAGGTTGTATGCAGAGTTTTGGCCCGTACAGGACCCAGAGAACCCTCCCAGGTTCTTGACCTGATCCAGCAAGAACAAGATAAAACGATGACTCAGATCATAAAGCAGGAGGTGAATGGGGCTCCCAAGGCCAGAAATGAGGATTTTGTTCTTGGTGTGATGAAGAAAGCAGCAGCCAGCTGTGGGTACATGGAGGATAAGGTGGCTGAGATTTACAGCAACCTCCCTGAATTAAAACCACATGAGCTGATCCTGGAACTACAGAAAAAGGAGATGAGAGAAGCCAGTGCTAGGAAAGAAAGCAACAGCATGAACACAGAAGAAATAGAGGAACAGGGGAGAAATGCACCCATTGTTCGAAGAGACAAAGAAAGCCCtttaaaggaaaagaagaaaactgCAAGAATTATTGAGAAGAGTGGAATGACAAATATAGGAAAGTCTGATAATGAAAAAAGAGTAAGTTCAGAAGGGGTGCCTAAAAAGAAGCAGGACGTGGAGACACATGAGCAGGGAAGGTCAAATGTTGGGCAGAGGACGCCAGCACACTTAACTGAGCGTGACAAGAAGGACTTGGCAAGCAGTAAGCCAGATATTTTTCTATCTTCACGAAATCAACCCCCATTTTATACCAATCTGCCTTCTGTATGTGGGCCTCCTCAGCCAACTTACCCATCTCCACTGTACACCAAAATCTCAGAAGAAAACTCTAACCCAGTAGAGCCCACTTTCCACAAGCCTAAACATAAGCCTTTACCAAACAAAGCAGGCACAGTCATCACTGGACAGCAACGATTCTTGGAAGGATTAGAGACACCCTTTGTCCTCCAGCTGAAGGATGACCATGGTGACCCAGGGCTCCGGCAGATCATCATCGATGGGAGCAATGTTGCTATGAC GCATGGCTTGGGGATATTTTTCTCCTGTCGGGGCATTGCTCTGGCTGTGGAGTACTTCTGGAACCAAGGTCATCGCAAAATCACAGCATTTGTTCCTCAGTGGAGACAGAAGAAAGACCCAAAGATAAAAG AGCAGCACTTTATGGCACAACTGCAGGATCTTGGTCTCCTTTCGTTTACCCCATCTAGAGAGGTTGAAGGACAGAGGATAAATTCCTATGATGACAG ATTTATGCTTCAACTTGCAAGGCAGACAGATGGAGTGATTGTAACAAATGACAACATGAGAGACCTTGTGGATGAGTCTGTTGGATGGAGAGAAATCATCAAGACAAG GTTACTCCAGTACGTATTTGCAGGCGACCTCTTCATGGTGCCAGATGATCCTTTAGGCCGAAGTGGACCCCACATTAAAGACTTCTTACGGACACAGACCAG GGCCCCTGTTCCAGGCAGTCACACATTTGCCGGCATGCCATCAAATTTCCCCCAACCCTCCCATCAACCCAGAGCCCAAACGGAAGTGCTGAAGTACCGTGAAAGGACACCTGGGGGCATCAGCAAAACTCATTGTTCACTCAGGAGTCCTTATCAGGGGCGAAAAGAGATAGAGAGGTCAGCGGAGGAGACGCTCAGGCTAAAACAAGATTTAGTGCAGATTTTCCCGGGGCAGGAGAGTGTGATTACAATGACTCTACAGTGCTACCCAGCTCTTACAGACATCAACCAATTATCCGACTTTATCCTGGAACAAGTAAATACAAAGGGGTAG